The Quercus robur chromosome 7, dhQueRobu3.1, whole genome shotgun sequence genome has a segment encoding these proteins:
- the LOC126692997 gene encoding uncharacterized protein LOC126692997, translated as MDEDLSNHASILPWIWVIEALARFKQVDVSVLHDLIELVPELPDDLGKNMREMLALRCLEFLFDPSNGVRNGDCSTLDSKVGLDFSKSCEDVLQHILHETSLSDLKIAGPELLKWDVHPFIIHKRAGMPKLALQQLKDSILEGIHPYADSLKERSGLTLTSAGDGIPVNNGNHNALTHRVNGSCFDTQHMGAKGNLIPTMLENGNQLLKKDPCNRNLLPSKRGRNRSATENMVGDFHENQNTLNDGYILHINAKKQKQCPSSSIQSIEENPVPLHGTEPLEDSSARVMPVSEREGCDLANDQIGTLKEGRVLEDGHDEHTVSVRCGHNSDGEFHHNQSETSDNATMICQDPSADEPCKNIAVNKDIDDSEHCVDPRPLIGPYSATMMVQDMSVEDKDDSEHCAEPRTSSGPLLNKTLEDEFHHNQSGTLDSATIMLQDPSADKPFQHVSVNKDKNDGEHCVEPRPFTGSLPPCSASVMVQGMSEVKHSQKISVDEIKDDSDNCAEPRTSSVPLLNKTLENESQCNCGHDFQLKAPYAASLDGFQQKIITNEAEEVMDRCCEAETSNDSDECHKYKIDVSKKKLEFLSSQCKYSHDSLASAGCTEHNFCVRCNEGGQLLECNTRNCPLVVHENCLGFSSRFDDNGNFYCPFCVYSLAMSEYLEAKKKASLAETELNKFIHMDLKHRRKELMQQAEPSASCDNVNATLREEEATVTTGTLNEFTNQGQAHHEENTDVIPVNQRQAEEGFHQEVSGQQIADPPREPVWALNIDGEGTSGDETNKSIIFNYSIRLRRRESYHTYPVLPPLRRRKRVPWTAEEEERLKEGVQKLTNPNDSNIPWKNILEFGGDVFRPDRTTIDLKDKWRNMCKRSPKSKQ; from the exons ATGGACGAAGATTTATCTAATCATGCTTCAATCCTTCCATGGATTTGGGTCATTGAAGCTCTTGCACGCTTCAAGCAAGTGGACGTTTCTGTTTTGCATG ATTTGATTGAATTGGTTCCAGAATTACCTGATGATTTGGGGAAAAACATGAGGGAAATGTTAGCTTTGAGATGTTTGGAGTTTTTATTTGATCCCTCTAATGGAGTCAGAAATGGTGATTGTTCTACCCTGGATTCAAAAGTTGGGCTTGATTTTTCGAAAAGCTGTGAAGATGTTCTCCAACACATATTGCATgag ACATCATTATCAGATCTTAAAATTGCTGGACCTGAGCTCCTAAAATGGGATGTTCACCCCTTTATTATTCATAAAAGAGCTGGAATGCCTAAGCTTGCCTTACAACAG CTGAAAGATTCAATTCTTGAAGGCATTCATCCATATGCTGATTCCTTGAAGGAAAGGAGTGGATTGACATTGACAAGTGCAGGTGATGGAATTCCTGTGAATAATGGTAATCACAATGCACTTACACATAGAGTTAATGGGAGCTGCTTTGATACTCAACACATGGGAGCAAAAGGGAACTTGATACCAACAATGCTTGAGAATGGGAATCAGCTATTGAAAAAAGATCCTTGTAATAGGAATTTATTACCTTCCAAGAGGGGAAGAAATAGGTCTGCTACTGAAAATATGGTTGGCGACTTCCATGAGAACCAAAATACATTAAATGATGGTTACATACTCCACATAAATGCCAAAAAGCAGAAGCAATGTCCCTCTTCTTCGATTCAGTCCATAGAAGAGAACCCAGTCCCTCTACATGGAACAGAACCGTTAGAAGATTCTTCTGCAAGAGTCATGCCAGTTTCTGAAAGAGAAGGTTGTGATTTGGCAAATGATCAGATAGGAACTCTGAAAGAAGGCAGGGTTCTAGAGGATGGTCATGATGAGCATACTGTCTCGGTGAGATGTGGCCACAACAGTGATGGTGAATTCCATCATAATCAGTCAGAGACTTCTGATAATGCCACAATGATATGCCAAGATCCTTCTGCAGATGAACCTTGTAAAAATATCGCTGTCAACAAAGACATAGATGATAGTGAGCATTGTGTTGACCCAAGACCATTAATTGGTCCCTATAGTGCAACCATGATGGTTCAAGACATGTCTGTTGAAGACAAAGATGATAGTGAGCATTGTGCTGAACCTAGAACATCAAGTGGTCCTCTCCTGAACAAGACTCTAGAAGATGAATTCCATCATAATCAGTCAGGGACTCTTGATAGTGCCACAATAATGCTTCAAGATCCATCTGCAGATAAACCTTTCCAACATGTCTCTgtcaacaaagacaaaaacgaTGGTGAGCATTGTGTTGAACCAAGACCATTTACTGGTTCTCTCCCTCCTTGTAGTGCCAGTGTGATGGTTCAGGGCATGTCTGAAGTTAAACATAGTCAAAAGATCTCTGTTGATGAAATCAAAGATGATAGTGACAATTGTGCTGAACCTAGAACATCAAGTGTTCCTCTCTTGAACAAGACTCTAGAAAATGAATCCCAATGTAATTGTGGACATGATTTTCAACTAAAAGCACCATATGCTGCATCACTGGATGGATTCCAGCAGAAGATTATCACTAATGAAGCTGAAGAGGTTATGGATCGTTGTTGTGAAGCAGAGACATCAAATGACAGCGATGAGTgtcacaaatataaaattgatgtCTCCAAGAAAAAACTTGAATTCTTGAGCTCCCAGTGCAAGTATAGTCATGATTCCTTAGCATCAGCTGGTTGTACAGAGCATAACTTTTGTGTGAGGTGTAATGAAGGTGGTCAATTGTTAGAATGTAACACCAGGAATTGCCCATTGGTGGTTCATGAGAACTGTTTGGGTTTCTCATCCAGATTTGACGACAATGGAAACTTTTACTGCCCCTTCTGTGTATATTCTCTTGCTATGTCAGAGTACCTTGAAGCTAAGAAAAAGGCCTCCTTGGCAGAGACAGAACTAAACAAGTTTATTCATATGGATTTGAAGCATCGGCGAAAAGAACTCATGCAACAAGCAGAACCTTCTGCATCATGTGATAATGTCAATGCAACACTAAGAGAGGAAGAGGCAACTGTAACTACTGGGACACTAAATGAATTCACTAACCAAGGACAAGCTCACCATGAGGAAAACACAGATGTTATTCCTGTCAATCAAAGACAAGCAGAAGAAGGATTTCATCAGGAAGTTTCAGGGCAACAGATTGCTGATCCACCACGGGAACCTGTTTGGGCACTTAATATTGATGGTGAAGGAACTTCTGGAGATGAAACTAATAAGtctatcatttttaattattcaataaGATTACGAAGGCGGGAGAGTTATCA taCATACCCAGTACTTCCTCCTCTGCGAAGGCGAAAAAGGGTTCCATGGACTGCcgaggaggaagagagactaAAG GAGGGAGTGCAGAAACTTACAAACCCCAACGACAGTAATATCCCATGGAAGAACATTTTGGAATTTGGTGGTGATGTGTTCCGACCAGATCGTACAACAATAGACCTAAAGGACAAATGGAGGAACATGTGCAAAAGAAGCCCCAAGTCAAAACAGTAG
- the LOC126690885 gene encoding dehydration-responsive element-binding protein 2F: MENCRKSPLKPWKKGPTRGKGGPQNASCEYRGVRQRTWGKWVAEIREPKKRTRLWLGSFATAEEAAMAYDEAARRLYGPDAYLNLPHLQPHHSNSLIKTQKFKWFPSKNFISMFPSCGLLNINAQPSVHVIHQRLQELKQNGVQNQTPSSSSSSCDSKADQVQTMSENTQVENPVAKEKDAKIPSDKMIGACEEKPQIDLNEFLQQLGILKEERQSETTDATGSLAVPDSPLKDYGEELGALADKTFNWDALIEMHGIVDQGEELGNLQVYDCNEDLSFPTSIWNF; encoded by the coding sequence ATGGAAAATTGCAGAAAATCCCCATTAAAACCATGGAAGAAAGGTCCAACAAGAGGCAAAGGTGGCCCTCAGAACGCCTCGTGTGAGTATCGAGGTGTTCGACAAAGAACTTGGGGCAAATGGGTTGCTGAGATAAGAGAGCCTAAGAAGAGAACTAGACTGTGGTTAGGCTCTTTTGCCACAGCTGAAGAAGCTGCCATGGCTTATGATGAGGCTGCAAGGAGATTGTATGGCCCAGATGCTTATCTCAATCTTCCTCACCTTCAGCCTCACCACTCCAATTCTcttatcaaaacccaaaaattcaaATGGTTTCCTTCCAAGAATTTCATTTCCATGTTTCCTTCTTGTGGGTTGCTCAATATAAATGCCCAACCTAGTGTTCATGTCATTCATCAGAGGCTTCAAGAACTGAAGCAAAATGGGGTTCAAAATCAAACCCCTTCTTCCAGTTCATCTTCCTGTGATTCAAAAGCTGATCAAGTCCAGACCATGAGTGAGAATACCCAAGTAGAAAATCCAGTAGCGAAGGAGAAAGACGCAAAAATTCCATCAGACAAAATGATAGGAGCTTGTGAGGAGAAACCACAGATTGATCTCAATGAGTTTCTTCAGCAGCTGGGTATACTGAAGGAAGAGAGACAGTCAGAAACAACCGATGCCACAGGAAGCTTGGCGGTGCCTGATTCTCCATTGAAAGATTATGGTGAAGAACTTGGAGCCTTAGCTGACAAGACTTTCAATTGGGATGCACTGATTGAGATGCATGGGATTGTTGATCAAGGAGAAGAACTGGGTAACCTCCAAGTTTATGATTGTAATGAGGATCTGAGTTTCCCTACTTCCATTTGGAATTTCTGA